The Mixta hanseatica genome includes a region encoding these proteins:
- a CDS encoding MFS transporter yields the protein MPVSLLALALSAFAIGTTEFVIMGLLPEVAGDLRVSIPSAGWLISGYALGVAIGAPVMALLTARLPRKRTLILLMSIFIIGNVLCALAYSYNLLMLARIVTALCHGAFFGIGSVVAASLVAPNRQASAVALMFTGLTLANVLGVPLGTWFGQLFGWRATFWGVAVIGVLAFVALIVSLPTNKNEKPVHLGSKISALANGKLWLSLLMTVCFAAAMFALFSYIAPLLLQVTGISNRGVSWTLFLIGAGLTVGNIIGGKLADWKVSFSLILSFALIALFSLAFSWTSHGLWLAEITLFLWAMATFATVPGLQINVVRHGKDAPNLVSTLNISAFNVGNALGAWVGGAVIEGGYGLTAVPVAAALLAAVGLIVCLITFRRAGGERQPVHA from the coding sequence ATGCCTGTTTCATTACTGGCGTTGGCGCTGAGTGCGTTTGCAATCGGCACTACTGAGTTCGTTATTATGGGATTACTGCCGGAGGTGGCGGGCGATCTGCGCGTGTCGATCCCTTCCGCCGGCTGGCTGATTAGCGGCTATGCGTTGGGCGTAGCGATCGGCGCGCCGGTCATGGCGTTGCTGACCGCCAGGCTGCCGCGCAAACGCACGCTGATTCTGCTGATGTCGATTTTTATTATCGGCAACGTACTGTGCGCCCTGGCATACAGTTATAACCTGCTGATGCTGGCGCGTATCGTGACCGCGCTGTGTCACGGCGCCTTCTTTGGCATCGGCTCGGTGGTGGCCGCCAGCCTGGTAGCGCCTAATCGTCAGGCATCAGCGGTTGCGCTGATGTTCACCGGCCTGACGCTGGCGAACGTGCTGGGCGTGCCGTTGGGTACCTGGTTTGGTCAGCTGTTTGGCTGGCGCGCCACCTTCTGGGGCGTTGCGGTGATTGGCGTGCTGGCCTTTGTTGCCCTGATCGTCAGCCTGCCGACCAATAAAAATGAGAAGCCGGTACACCTCGGCAGCAAAATCAGCGCGCTGGCGAACGGCAAGCTTTGGCTGTCGCTGTTGATGACGGTCTGCTTTGCGGCGGCGATGTTCGCGCTGTTTAGCTACATCGCTCCGCTGCTGTTACAGGTTACCGGCATCAGCAATCGCGGCGTAAGCTGGACGCTATTCCTGATCGGCGCGGGCCTGACGGTGGGCAATATTATCGGCGGCAAGCTGGCGGACTGGAAAGTTTCCTTCAGCCTGATCCTGAGCTTTGCGCTGATTGCGCTCTTCTCACTGGCCTTTAGCTGGACCAGCCACGGGCTGTGGCTGGCGGAAATCACCCTGTTCCTGTGGGCGATGGCCACTTTCGCCACCGTGCCTGGCCTGCAAATCAACGTGGTACGCCACGGTAAAGATGCGCCGAACCTGGTTTCTACCCTGAATATTTCCGCATTTAACGTAGGGAACGCGTTGGGCGCCTGGGTTGGCGGAGCGGTTATTGAAGGCGGCTACGGCCTGACCGCCGTACCGGTGGCGGCTGCGCTGTTAGCCGCGGTCGGCCTGATTGTCTGCCTGATCACTTTCCGCCGGGCCGGTGGCGAAAGGCAGCCGGTACACGCTTAA
- a CDS encoding PTS lactose/cellobiose transporter subunit IIA, translated as MDFEQVIMELLINAGEARSHAMSAIQSARRREWQQADEALAASAEASKAAHRIQTQLIGADEGEGKLPVTLILVHAQDHLMNAMLCRDLAEEIVLLRKELLA; from the coding sequence ATGGATTTTGAACAAGTCATCATGGAGTTGCTGATTAACGCTGGCGAGGCGCGATCGCATGCTATGAGCGCCATTCAGTCAGCCCGCAGACGAGAGTGGCAGCAGGCGGATGAGGCGCTGGCCGCTTCGGCGGAGGCCTCAAAGGCGGCGCATCGTATCCAAACGCAGCTGATCGGCGCCGATGAGGGCGAAGGAAAATTACCGGTGACCTTGATCCTGGTACATGCCCAGGATCATTTGATGAATGCCATGCTATGCCGGGATCTGGCGGAAGAGATTGTGCTGCTACGCAAAGAGCTGCTGGCGTAA
- a CDS encoding PTS sugar transporter subunit IIB: MKRIVLACAAGMSTSMVVTRMEKEAAARGLSYKIYAIPEQNLREELQNYPGEVAVVLLGPQVRFKLEENRKLTDSHQIPIAVIDTLAYGTLNGAKVLDQALALIN; the protein is encoded by the coding sequence ATGAAACGTATCGTACTGGCCTGCGCGGCAGGCATGTCGACCTCAATGGTGGTGACGCGCATGGAGAAAGAAGCGGCGGCGCGTGGCCTGAGCTATAAAATTTACGCTATTCCGGAGCAAAACCTGCGCGAGGAGCTGCAAAACTATCCCGGCGAGGTGGCGGTGGTGCTGCTGGGGCCGCAGGTGCGTTTTAAGCTGGAAGAGAACAGGAAGCTGACCGATAGCCATCAGATTCCGATCGCGGTGATTGATACGCTGGCCTACGGCACGCTCAATGGCGCAAAAGTACTCGATCAGGCGCTGGCTTTGATAAACTAG
- a CDS encoding glycoside hydrolase family 1 protein, whose amino-acid sequence MSKVTIDIPPDFILGAAASAWQTEGWHGKKAGQDSYLDAWYQQDRHVWHNGYGPAVATDFINRYREDVALMKACGLTHYRTSINWSRFLLDYETAQVDEEYASYYDSLLDEMAANGIEPMLCLEHYELPAILLEKYGGWGAKKVVDLFVRYAEQVFARYAHRVKRWFVFNEPIVVQTRVYLDALRWPGQQSTATWMQWNHHKNLATARVVALFRAGGWAGTIGTILNPEVTWPRSSAPHDRKAAEMYDLFYNRVFLDPAIKGEYPPALLQLLAQHQIAWQYSEEDLALIAAHRVDEVGLNLYYPHRVKAPSRAWHADTPFHPAYYYEPFELPGRRMNPSRGWEIEPRIVADIARRMRDEYGNFPWFIAENGMGIENEARFRDADGEIQDDYRIAFIAEHLYQALLARQAGSNCQGYMLWAFTDNVSPMNAFKNRYGLIEIDLEHQRQRRMKKSAHWFRQLRVSRQLTLTLDDQPK is encoded by the coding sequence ATGAGCAAAGTCACCATTGATATTCCGCCCGATTTTATTCTGGGCGCGGCGGCGTCTGCCTGGCAAACTGAGGGCTGGCACGGCAAGAAAGCGGGTCAGGATTCTTATCTGGATGCGTGGTATCAGCAGGATCGTCATGTCTGGCATAACGGCTACGGCCCGGCGGTGGCGACCGATTTTATCAATCGCTATCGGGAAGATGTGGCGTTAATGAAGGCCTGCGGGCTGACGCACTATCGCACCTCCATTAACTGGTCGCGCTTTCTGCTTGATTATGAAACGGCGCAGGTGGATGAAGAGTACGCCAGCTATTACGACAGCCTACTGGATGAGATGGCGGCCAACGGCATAGAGCCGATGCTCTGCCTGGAGCATTACGAACTGCCGGCGATACTGTTGGAAAAGTATGGCGGCTGGGGCGCGAAGAAGGTGGTGGATCTGTTTGTTCGCTATGCGGAACAGGTATTTGCACGCTATGCGCATCGGGTTAAGCGCTGGTTTGTATTTAACGAGCCGATTGTGGTGCAAACCCGCGTTTACCTCGATGCGCTGCGCTGGCCCGGGCAGCAAAGCACCGCAACCTGGATGCAGTGGAATCACCATAAAAATCTGGCGACTGCGCGAGTGGTGGCGCTGTTTCGCGCCGGAGGCTGGGCGGGCACTATCGGGACGATTTTAAACCCGGAGGTAACCTGGCCGCGATCCAGCGCGCCGCATGACAGAAAAGCAGCAGAGATGTATGACCTGTTTTATAACCGGGTATTTCTCGATCCGGCGATCAAGGGCGAGTATCCGCCCGCGCTGCTGCAGCTGTTAGCGCAGCATCAGATTGCATGGCAGTACAGCGAGGAAGATTTGGCGCTGATCGCGGCGCATCGCGTCGATGAAGTAGGTTTGAATCTTTACTATCCGCATCGGGTAAAAGCGCCGTCGCGCGCCTGGCATGCGGATACGCCGTTTCACCCCGCTTACTACTATGAGCCTTTTGAGCTGCCGGGCCGCAGGATGAATCCGTCGCGCGGCTGGGAGATCGAGCCGCGTATCGTGGCGGATATTGCCCGCCGGATGCGCGACGAATATGGCAATTTCCCGTGGTTTATCGCAGAAAATGGCATGGGTATTGAAAACGAAGCGCGCTTCAGGGATGCCGACGGAGAAATTCAGGATGATTATCGCATCGCTTTCATCGCCGAACATCTTTATCAGGCGCTGCTGGCCCGCCAGGCGGGCAGTAACTGTCAGGGGTATATGCTGTGGGCGTTTACCGATAACGTGTCGCCGATGAATGCGTTTAAGAATCGTTATGGTTTGATTGAAATCGATTTAGAGCATCAGCGCCAGCGGCGCATGAAAAAGTCAGCGCACTGGTTTCGTCAGCTGCGCGTCAGTCGTCAGTTAACTCTGACGCTGGACGATCAACCTAAATAA
- a CDS encoding PTS sugar transporter subunit IIC, whose protein sequence is MSLQDRLIDSLGSFATRFNSYRYIMAIKASFITLMPVIIVGAFSVLISNMVLDAKNGLASFQALSFLADLKPITTSINYATLSFLNIGAVFLIGIELGRINGIKTLFPGLLAVICFIAVTPTTLEMMVDGQMRLVTDVLAKQFSDTKSLFLGMFIAILSVEIYCRLENVDRLKIKMPDTVPPNVSASFSALIPAIITVSAIATFGFIFHQVSGMYLYDAVYRVVQQPLESVVQSLWGILLLMFVAQLFWVIGIHGNQMIKPIREPLLLGAILVNMSAFEQGKEAPNIITMPFWDVYMSIGGSGLTIGLLTAVMLATKRKEMREIAKLSFGPGLFNINEPVIFGMPIMLNPILAIPFIITPLVTGSIGYFATLTGFAGKAVVMVPWTTPPIVNAWLSTAGSMGAVVTQLVCIVVSVLIYLPFVKIAARRAEAAEAKALQQPELAQP, encoded by the coding sequence ATGTCTCTACAGGATCGACTCATTGACTCGCTGGGAAGCTTCGCCACGCGCTTTAACAGCTATCGCTACATCATGGCGATCAAAGCTTCTTTTATTACGTTGATGCCGGTTATTATCGTTGGCGCCTTTTCGGTACTGATCTCCAATATGGTGCTGGATGCTAAAAACGGCCTCGCCAGTTTCCAGGCGCTCTCTTTCCTTGCCGATCTCAAGCCGATTACCACCAGTATTAACTATGCCACGCTGAGCTTCCTGAATATCGGCGCGGTGTTTTTAATTGGTATTGAGCTGGGCAGAATTAACGGCATCAAAACGTTGTTTCCCGGCCTGCTGGCGGTGATCTGCTTTATCGCCGTTACGCCGACCACGCTGGAAATGATGGTCGACGGGCAGATGCGGCTGGTGACCGACGTGCTGGCGAAGCAGTTTTCCGATACGAAAAGCCTGTTCCTCGGCATGTTTATCGCCATCCTGTCGGTAGAGATTTATTGTCGGCTGGAAAATGTCGATCGGCTCAAGATCAAAATGCCCGATACCGTGCCGCCAAATGTGTCCGCCTCTTTTTCGGCATTGATCCCGGCGATCATTACCGTGTCGGCTATCGCCACTTTCGGCTTTATTTTCCATCAGGTCAGCGGCATGTATCTCTATGATGCGGTTTACCGCGTGGTGCAGCAGCCACTGGAGTCGGTGGTGCAAAGCCTGTGGGGCATTCTGCTGCTGATGTTTGTCGCCCAGCTGTTCTGGGTGATTGGCATCCACGGCAACCAGATGATTAAACCGATCCGCGAGCCGCTGCTGTTGGGAGCGATCCTGGTAAATATGAGCGCCTTCGAGCAGGGAAAAGAGGCGCCCAATATTATTACCATGCCGTTTTGGGATGTTTATATGAGCATCGGCGGCTCTGGATTGACTATCGGCCTGCTGACGGCGGTGATGCTGGCGACCAAACGCAAAGAGATGCGCGAGATTGCCAAACTCTCGTTTGGTCCGGGGCTATTTAATATCAACGAGCCGGTTATTTTCGGCATGCCGATCATGCTGAATCCGATTCTGGCGATCCCGTTCATTATTACGCCGCTGGTCACCGGCTCCATCGGCTATTTCGCCACGCTGACCGGCTTTGCCGGCAAAGCGGTGGTGATGGTGCCCTGGACCACGCCGCCGATTGTTAACGCCTGGCTTTCTACCGCCGGGTCGATGGGCGCTGTGGTGACCCAGCTGGTGTGTATTGTGGTGTCGGTGCTGATTTATCTGCCGTTTGTCAAAATCGCCGCTCGCCGCGCCGAAGCCGCCGAGGCGAAAGCCCTGCAGCAGCCGGAGCTGGCGCAGCCTTAA
- a CDS encoding LysR family transcriptional regulator gives MANITHRHIEIFHAVMTSGNLTAAAELLHTSQPTVSRELARFEKLTGLSLFERVRGRLQPTVQGLRLFEEVQRSWYGLDRIISAAEGLRQFRQGELSIACLPVFSQSLLPSLCQPFLQRYPDLSLNIIPQESPLLEEWLSAQRHDLGLTETHVTPAGTERIELLTLNEVCVLPADHPLASRRQLTPQDFAGESYISLSRSDSYRQLLDALFHEQHVQRRMVMETHSAASVCAMVRAGVGISVVNPLTALDYAASGVAIRRFSVEVPFTVSLIRPLHRPASALVNAFSQHLQHKAGQFRVKLNALLG, from the coding sequence ATGGCTAACATCACCCATCGGCATATTGAGATTTTTCACGCGGTGATGACCAGCGGCAACCTGACCGCCGCCGCTGAGCTGCTGCATACTTCACAGCCAACCGTTAGCCGCGAGCTGGCCCGCTTTGAAAAGCTAACCGGGCTCAGTTTGTTCGAGCGCGTACGCGGCCGATTGCAGCCCACTGTTCAGGGGCTGCGCCTGTTTGAAGAAGTTCAGCGATCCTGGTACGGTCTCGATCGCATTATCAGCGCGGCGGAAGGGTTGCGCCAGTTTCGTCAGGGCGAACTTTCCATCGCCTGTCTGCCGGTTTTTTCCCAGTCGCTGCTGCCGTCCCTTTGTCAGCCTTTCCTGCAGCGCTATCCCGATCTCAGTTTGAATATTATCCCACAGGAATCGCCATTGCTGGAGGAGTGGCTGTCAGCCCAACGCCACGATCTCGGCCTGACCGAAACCCACGTTACGCCCGCTGGCACCGAGCGCATCGAGCTATTAACGCTAAATGAGGTATGTGTTTTACCGGCCGATCACCCGTTAGCCTCACGCAGACAGCTAACGCCGCAGGATTTTGCCGGTGAAAGTTATATCAGCCTGTCGCGTAGCGACAGTTATCGGCAACTGCTGGACGCGCTGTTTCATGAACAGCACGTCCAGCGCAGGATGGTGATGGAAACCCACAGCGCGGCGTCGGTATGCGCCATGGTACGGGCAGGCGTAGGTATTTCGGTAGTGAATCCGCTGACGGCGCTTGACTATGCCGCCAGCGGCGTCGCGATCCGGCGTTTCAGCGTGGAGGTGCCCTTTACGGTGAGCCTGATTCGCCCGCTGCATCGTCCGGCCTCGGCGCTGGTTAATGCTTTTAGTCAGCATTTGCAGCACAAGGCCGGACAATTCCGGGTAAAGCTTAACGCCCTGCTTGGTTAG
- the fliB gene encoding flagellin lysine-N-methylase, which produces MKIRKIITPNFYKKFRCVGPECLNHCCHGWVINIDKKTHNKYINSSDEEIRSIAKEALRLTRKGKKSYSMIKFNDEGTCPFFTADKLCRVHQKLGGDALSPTCAIYPRQEHIRGDQLRYNLTMSCSEVARLVLFDEDSMLQHQEVNLLASAANNKLVHEIAFGQTNQIIHLFAWNLLAAQSNDIEANLYALAQFILYLQRINFDLSHRLSEAESFYEELLTALHTDQLSVNNGESEQAALLKLRVIMAIYKDHINITLRNSGLRADYIYIANYLDEELSDITELKKKFSIINQQWQQLCATSCLKEPYVLRNYLLYQLYSNYFPGKDLSLIMRHFYRIVMDYFFLKVSLSVQSLHQEIKQDDVLHLFADYYQYVGHSASITDKLNKAINEINGGDDLSCLLLLG; this is translated from the coding sequence ATGAAAATACGCAAAATTATCACCCCGAACTTTTATAAAAAGTTTAGATGTGTGGGACCGGAATGCTTAAATCATTGTTGCCATGGATGGGTTATTAACATAGATAAAAAAACCCATAATAAATATATTAATTCCTCAGATGAAGAAATAAGAAGCATAGCAAAAGAAGCCCTGAGGTTAACCCGAAAGGGAAAAAAAAGTTATTCCATGATTAAGTTTAATGACGAGGGTACATGTCCTTTCTTTACAGCTGACAAGTTATGTAGGGTACATCAAAAATTAGGCGGTGACGCTCTCTCTCCAACCTGCGCGATTTACCCCAGACAAGAGCATATTCGGGGCGATCAGTTACGCTATAATCTGACGATGTCCTGCTCTGAAGTCGCCCGTCTGGTGCTGTTTGATGAAGACAGTATGCTACAGCACCAGGAAGTCAATCTTCTTGCTTCGGCGGCTAATAATAAACTAGTTCATGAGATTGCCTTCGGGCAAACCAATCAGATTATTCACCTGTTTGCCTGGAACCTGCTCGCTGCGCAAAGTAACGATATTGAGGCCAACTTATACGCGCTGGCGCAGTTTATTTTATATCTGCAACGCATAAACTTTGATTTATCCCATCGGCTTTCTGAAGCTGAATCTTTTTATGAAGAATTGCTTACGGCGCTTCACACTGACCAACTATCAGTGAATAACGGCGAAAGTGAGCAGGCGGCATTGCTGAAGCTTCGTGTGATTATGGCAATCTATAAAGATCATATAAATATTACGCTACGTAATAGCGGGCTGCGCGCTGATTATATCTATATTGCAAACTATTTAGATGAGGAACTTTCTGATATTACTGAGCTGAAAAAGAAATTTTCCATTATTAATCAGCAATGGCAGCAGCTTTGCGCCACGTCCTGCCTGAAAGAGCCATACGTATTGCGTAATTATTTACTTTATCAGCTCTACAGCAACTACTTTCCCGGCAAAGATCTTTCTCTTATTATGCGGCATTTTTACCGCATAGTGATGGATTACTTCTTCCTCAAGGTTTCACTTTCGGTGCAATCGTTGCATCAGGAAATTAAACAGGACGATGTGCTGCATCTTTTTGCCGATTACTATCAATATGTCGGTCACTCCGCCTCAATAACGGATAAGCTTAATAAAGCCATTAACGAAATAAACGGCGGAGACGATTTATCCTGCCTGCTGCTGTTAGGCTAA
- the lysA gene encoding diaminopimelate decarboxylase, translating to MPRPLNQSDSALTAANLLPLTERYDGPFWAYDAEIIRQRIAQLQQFDVVRFAQKACSNIHILRLMRAAGVKVDSVSLGEIERALAAGYVAGGDEIVFTADVLDKPTLARVAELRIPVNAGSVDMLLQLGERSPGHPVWLRVNPGFGHGHSQKTNTGGENSKHGIWHDDLPQALRAIQQYDLQLVGIHMHIGSGVDYAHLEQVCDAMVSHVIALDRDISAISAGGGLSIPYRYGEEAIDTQHYYSLWHSARERIAAHLGHAVKLEIEPGRFLVAESGVLVAQVRAVKEMGSRHFVLVDAGFSDLMRPSMYGSYHHISLLAADNAAAQRELHETVVAGPLCESGDVFTQQEGGKVETRLLPAMTTGEYLVFHDTGAYGASMSSNYNSRPLIPEVLFDGGEAREIRRRQTIEELLALEH from the coding sequence ATGCCACGCCCGCTTAATCAGTCTGACAGCGCTCTGACCGCCGCTAATTTGTTGCCGCTTACCGAACGTTATGATGGTCCGTTCTGGGCCTACGATGCGGAGATTATTCGCCAGCGCATCGCTCAGCTACAGCAGTTTGATGTAGTGCGTTTTGCACAAAAGGCCTGCTCGAATATTCATATCCTGCGTCTGATGCGCGCCGCGGGCGTGAAAGTTGATTCCGTTTCACTGGGCGAAATTGAACGCGCGCTGGCGGCAGGCTATGTTGCCGGCGGCGATGAGATCGTTTTTACCGCAGATGTGCTGGATAAACCTACGCTGGCACGCGTCGCCGAGCTGCGCATTCCGGTGAATGCGGGTTCGGTGGATATGCTGCTTCAGCTGGGCGAGCGCTCGCCGGGCCATCCGGTCTGGCTGCGGGTCAACCCAGGTTTTGGACACGGGCACAGCCAAAAAACCAATACCGGCGGCGAAAACAGCAAGCACGGTATCTGGCACGACGATCTGCCGCAGGCGCTACGGGCTATTCAGCAGTACGATCTGCAACTGGTGGGCATTCATATGCATATTGGCTCCGGCGTGGACTATGCCCACCTGGAACAGGTATGCGATGCGATGGTCAGCCATGTGATCGCGCTGGATAGGGATATCTCAGCAATCTCTGCTGGCGGCGGGCTGTCAATTCCGTATCGTTACGGCGAAGAGGCGATCGATACGCAACACTATTACAGCCTGTGGCACAGCGCGCGCGAACGTATTGCGGCGCATTTAGGCCATGCGGTGAAGTTAGAGATCGAACCGGGGCGTTTTTTGGTGGCCGAGTCGGGCGTGCTGGTTGCGCAGGTGCGGGCGGTGAAAGAGATGGGCAGCCGTCACTTTGTGTTGGTGGACGCAGGCTTCAGCGATTTAATGCGTCCTTCTATGTATGGCAGCTATCATCATATTTCGCTGCTTGCGGCGGATAACGCTGCCGCACAACGGGAACTGCATGAAACGGTAGTAGCGGGACCGCTGTGCGAATCGGGCGATGTATTTACTCAGCAGGAGGGCGGTAAGGTGGAAACGCGTCTGCTGCCGGCAATGACGACGGGCGAGTATCTGGTATTCCACGATACCGGCGCGTACGGCGCATCCATGTCCTCTAATTATAACAGCCGACCGCTGATCCCTGAGGTGCTGTTTGATGGCGGCGAGGCGCGCGAGATCCGCCGTCGCCAGACCATCGAAGAGCTGCTGGCGCTGGAGCACTAA